GTTAATTCTATTCACTTGGTCTTGCGGTTTGGTTCTGGGGTTGTTAACGGTTTCTGAACCCGCGGGACCAGTCTGTTTACGCACCGTTTGCGCCATGGCGAACTCGTGTCTCCAACTGAGCGGCTTTCTGATCAGCTGTATCGGCTGGGTGGGCATCGTGATCGCGACATCCACCAATGACTGGGTGCTTATGTGTAAGTACGGCATGAACACCTGTAAGAAGATGGACGAGCTGGGAGCCAAGGGACCCTGGGCTGACTGTGTCATCTCCACCGCCCTGTACCACTGCGTCAGCCTGACTCAGATCCTCGACCTGCCAGGTAGACGCTGCTCTCTCTACAGCAGGATAGTGGTTTATATAGCTAGATTTACATACATTTGtatacatctttttttttaaatcaagtagTTTCTATGCAAGTATTTATAcagattctattctattatgtcCTGTTGTTTCTCCCACTTTTCCTCTTGCCAGGACCTGCCATCTATTCATTTTTAAACTCCAAAATGAAATACTAGTCTCCATTATTCACTTAATTTTGACTTCTCAAAGTACATATTAGCTCTGTATTGTTGTGTATCCCCTCTTGATTATATAGCATTACCCACAACCTGCTGTGGAAATTGAGGTAAGGTGTGGGtggaaagtttttcttattgacAGTATCATCATGTGTGTTTCTACAGCGTACGTCCAGACGACTCGCGCCCTGATGATCACAGGTTCGATCCTGGGTCTCCCGGCGGTGGGAGTGATCCTGATGTCCATGCCCTGCATCAACCTGGGCAACGAACCCGAGAGC
The nucleotide sequence above comes from Centroberyx gerrardi isolate f3 chromosome 17, fCenGer3.hap1.cur.20231027, whole genome shotgun sequence. Encoded proteins:
- the cldn11a gene encoding claudin-11a isoform X1 — encoded protein: MHFFVFVFCLRTVCAMANSCLQLSGFLISCIGWVGIVIATSTNDWVLMCKYGMNTCKKMDELGAKGPWADCVISTALYHCVSLTQILDLPAYVQTTRALMITGSILGLPAVGVILMSMPCINLGNEPESAKNKRCILGGVLLLIVALCGMVSTVWFPIGAHQEHGLMAFGFSLYAGWLGSVFSLLGGSLVTCCSSDSSSSRSYQENNRFYYAKQGGANPPAPSTNHAKSAHV
- the cldn11a gene encoding claudin-11a isoform X2; amino-acid sequence: MANSCLQLSGFLISCIGWVGIVIATSTNDWVLMCKYGMNTCKKMDELGAKGPWADCVISTALYHCVSLTQILDLPAYVQTTRALMITGSILGLPAVGVILMSMPCINLGNEPESAKNKRCILGGVLLLIVALCGMVSTVWFPIGAHQEHGLMAFGFSLYAGWLGSVFSLLGGSLVTCCSSDSSSSRSYQENNRFYYAKQGGANPPAPSTNHAKSAHV